In a genomic window of Diabrotica undecimpunctata isolate CICGRU chromosome 2, icDiaUnde3, whole genome shotgun sequence:
- the LOC140435018 gene encoding uncharacterized protein codes for MSLFRFNWLRRFVRRNTHEIPESRAALWKQRLSVVYAVIAWNAFGFVGYMIYKGKADWANYYGLKTEEEMNMSPGHQWIKTLNLQGAEVYRIKGFSIQKVEEKETVEKNENTSQI; via the exons ATGTCATTATTTAGATTTAACTGGTTAAGAAGATTTGTTAGGAGGAATACACATGAAATTCCTGAAAGTAGGGCAGCATTATGGAAACAAAGATTATCTGTAGTGTACGCTGTTATAGCTTGGAATGCTTTTGGTTTTGTAGGTTATATGATATACAAAGGTAAAGCGGATTGGGCAAATTATTATGGTCTAAAGACGGAGGAAGAGATGAATATGTCTCCAG GCCATCAATGGATTAAAACATTAAATCTTCAAGGTGCAGAGGTATATAGAATAAAAGGATTTTCCAttcaaaaagtagaagaaaaggaaacagtggagaaaaatgaaaatacttctcaaatttaa